One genomic window of Desertibacillus haloalkaliphilus includes the following:
- a CDS encoding InlB B-repeat-containing protein, which yields SEGWLFKGWDGSETSTNDRISVTMDSNKSIRAVFIQDEDEQEVNPQQPVQEVNQRTTYSLSLNSTEGGQITKDQSGNQFNSGTRVTLIAVPNSGWKFDRWEGNARGTSRTATVTMDSNK from the coding sequence AGTGAAGGGTGGTTATTTAAAGGCTGGGATGGATCTGAAACTTCAACCAACGATCGGATTTCTGTTACTATGGATTCTAATAAGTCTATTAGAGCTGTTTTTATACAAGATGAAGACGAGCAAGAAGTCAACCCACAACAACCAGTGCAAGAAGTTAACCAACGAACAACCTATTCACTTTCGTTAAATTCAACTGAAGGTGGACAAATTACAAAAGATCAATCCGGTAATCAATTTAATAGCGGAACTAGAGTCACTCTTATAGCTGTACCTAACTCTGGGTGGAAGTTTGATCGTTGGGAAGGTAATGCTAGGGGGACATCGAGGACTGCCACGGTAACCATGGATTCTAATAAGA